Proteins encoded within one genomic window of Formosa agariphila KMM 3901:
- a CDS encoding LytR/AlgR family response regulator transcription factor: MYKCIIIDDEELARTLLETYVKKLDFLELKGSFENPLDALKLLKTEHIDLIFLDIQMPDLKGTDFAKLIPAETKVIFTTAYSEYAIQGFELNALDYLLKPITFERFLKAVNKLKADVVEIPKSESITVKSGYDLHKIKLADINYIESDSEYVVFHLDNRKIMSYQTLKSLEKSLPEALFIRVHRSYIVNKQHVTGLKGRDLILDTVTIPVSDSYYDTVKSTLF; the protein is encoded by the coding sequence ATGTATAAATGTATCATAATAGACGATGAAGAATTGGCTAGAACTTTGCTAGAAACTTATGTAAAAAAGCTTGATTTTTTAGAATTAAAAGGCAGTTTCGAAAATCCGTTAGACGCGTTAAAGCTTCTAAAAACAGAACACATCGACCTTATTTTTCTAGATATACAAATGCCTGACTTAAAAGGAACTGATTTTGCAAAACTTATTCCCGCAGAAACCAAAGTGATTTTTACCACAGCCTATTCTGAATATGCTATTCAAGGTTTTGAACTTAATGCTTTAGACTATTTACTGAAACCTATCACGTTCGAGCGGTTTTTAAAAGCTGTGAATAAGTTGAAGGCTGATGTTGTTGAAATTCCAAAAAGTGAATCCATTACCGTTAAATCGGGTTACGATTTACACAAAATAAAACTAGCCGATATTAATTATATTGAAAGTGATAGCGAGTATGTGGTGTTTCATTTAGATAACAGAAAAATTATGAGTTATCAGACGCTAAAATCATTAGAAAAATCCTTACCTGAAGCCCTTTTTATAAGAGTACATCGTTCTTATATTGTAAACAAGCAGCACGTTACAGGTCTAAAAGGGCGTGATTTAATTTTAGATACAGTAACTATTCCGGTAAGTGATTCGTATTACGATACTGTAAAAAGTACCTTGTTTTAA
- a CDS encoding EamA family transporter — protein sequence MSKPKKGILIILSFFAIYVIWGSTYLMNKIVVTEVAPFLLAAIRFLSAGTLIMIISKILKLPLRITRAQFFNCVIAGFLFLFYGNGIFVWALKYVDSGFAALIVATQPLFVIFLMRILQGKKIKPKSLVGVGLGLVGMYLLISQDTLNLSRESSIGIAVIFTCVLGVSFASIFVSKADLPSHFFVTTGYQMLTAGTLLIIGSLVLGETWTSPLDWSLKAQGAMVLLILFGSIVAFTAFNFLLKEVSTEKVATSAYVNPVIALLLGWYFLDENISQQSIVAGCVLLTGVYFINSKKKFVMFSRFKKNLKV from the coding sequence ATGAGTAAACCCAAAAAAGGTATTTTAATTATACTTTCGTTTTTCGCCATTTATGTGATTTGGGGTTCTACATATTTAATGAATAAAATTGTGGTGACCGAAGTTGCTCCCTTTTTATTGGCAGCCATTCGCTTTTTAAGTGCAGGAACTTTAATCATGATTATATCGAAAATTTTAAAGTTACCTTTACGCATAACAAGAGCGCAATTTTTTAATTGTGTTATTGCTGGATTTCTATTCCTATTTTATGGAAATGGTATTTTTGTTTGGGCACTAAAGTATGTCGATAGTGGCTTTGCTGCGTTAATTGTAGCCACACAACCTTTGTTTGTGATTTTCCTTATGCGAATCCTCCAAGGCAAGAAAATTAAACCAAAATCTTTAGTAGGTGTTGGTTTAGGTTTGGTGGGGATGTATTTATTAATTAGTCAAGATACCCTAAATCTATCTAGAGAAAGTAGCATTGGAATTGCGGTTATATTTACCTGTGTTTTAGGGGTGAGTTTTGCTAGTATTTTTGTGTCTAAAGCCGATTTACCGTCTCACTTTTTTGTTACGACTGGCTATCAAATGTTAACTGCAGGAACGCTTTTAATAATTGGGAGTTTAGTGTTGGGAGAAACGTGGACTAGTCCGTTAGATTGGAGTTTAAAGGCGCAAGGCGCTATGGTTTTACTTATTCTTTTTGGGAGTATCGTCGCGTTTACAGCCTTCAATTTTTTATTAAAAGAAGTATCTACAGAGAAAGTAGCAACCTCAGCTTATGTAAATCCTGTAATTGCTTTACTATTAGGATGGTATTTCTTGGACGAAAACATCAGTCAGCAGTCTATTGTTGCTGGATGTGTTTTGTTAACGGGTGTTTACTTTATAAATTCTAAGAAAAAGTTTGTGATGTTTTCTAGATTCAAAAAGAATCTGAAAGTTTAA
- a CDS encoding histidine kinase dimerization/phospho-acceptor domain-containing protein encodes MNTTEHALKERIKELTCLYEVSSIIVNANYEQVEDMFHAISYSLKKAFQYPDHTEICIHNNDITVKTGKADKNSPCIFGPIKLFNIKNGYIKACYSSAEIVHEPFLDEEQTLLKNVALKVGSLLERFQIIKNEASLKRQMERNDRLNILGEITAGIAHELNTPLANILGFAELLQEKITSKDELNDLDKILSNAIYSREVVKKLMFLRAKCPKK; translated from the coding sequence ATGAATACTACTGAACACGCTTTAAAAGAACGTATAAAAGAATTGACTTGTCTTTATGAAGTTTCGTCTATTATTGTGAATGCCAATTACGAGCAAGTTGAGGATATGTTCCATGCTATTTCTTATAGTTTAAAAAAAGCTTTTCAGTATCCGGATCACACAGAAATTTGTATTCATAATAACGACATTACAGTTAAAACAGGAAAAGCAGATAAAAATTCACCTTGTATTTTTGGGCCAATAAAATTGTTTAATATTAAAAACGGCTATATTAAGGCGTGTTATTCTTCAGCAGAAATAGTTCATGAACCCTTTTTAGATGAAGAACAAACGCTTCTAAAAAATGTTGCATTAAAGGTTGGAAGTCTATTAGAGCGTTTTCAAATTATTAAAAACGAAGCGTCTTTAAAACGACAGATGGAACGTAATGACCGGTTAAATATTCTTGGAGAAATTACTGCAGGAATCGCTCACGAACTCAATACACCTTTAGCAAACATCCTTGGTTTTGCGGAGTTACTTCAAGAAAAAATTACGAGCAAAGATGAATTAAACGACTTAGATAAAATTTTAAGTAATGCCATTTACTCCCGTGAGGTGGTTAAAAAGCTTATGTTTTTGCGTGCGAAATGCCCCAAGAAATGA
- a CDS encoding sensor histidine kinase, translating to MKTVNIIPLIKNAISLLEPSFKKHQVKYIAKIDSETLHLKADNIQLTQIIFNLIINAIYYSKPNDLIVIELTETEHNMCLKISDQGEGVPAENIDKVFQPFFTTKPVGEGSGLGLSVVHGIVTSHKGSITVENNTPQGATFIINLPKL from the coding sequence ATGAAGACCGTAAATATTATACCTCTTATTAAAAATGCCATAAGTTTATTAGAGCCAAGTTTTAAAAAGCATCAAGTAAAATATATCGCCAAAATAGATAGTGAAACGTTACATCTTAAAGCAGATAATATACAGCTTACTCAAATTATATTCAATTTAATTATTAATGCCATATATTACTCTAAACCTAACGACCTTATTGTTATTGAACTTACAGAAACAGAACACAATATGTGTTTAAAAATTAGTGATCAAGGTGAAGGTGTACCTGCCGAAAACATTGACAAGGTTTTTCAACCTTTTTTTACTACAAAACCCGTTGGTGAAGGTTCTGGTTTAGGTTTGAGTGTTGTACATGGTATTGTTACGAGTCATAAAGGAAGTATTACTGTAGAAAATAATACACCCCAAGGCGCTACATTTATTATTAATTTACCTAAACTTTAA
- a CDS encoding sigma-54-dependent transcriptional regulator, which produces MSLLKENILIVDDDVHILELLQRHLQSLNYHTFKAISVREAVTILKDTKIDVLITDLKMPEIDGFELLKFASEHYPNMSKLVITGFPSIQDSLAVIKSGVVEYLRKPFTRNELIEALNKTLAQNTKPSKSENSSDLNREKYGEIIGKSKGIKHVIQLIERVKNNKATVFISGESGTGKELVARSIHYQGQFSKQPFIAVNCGGIPENLLEAELFGYVKGAFTGADTNRNGFFQAANGGTIFLDEIGNASLAVQSRLLRVLQEKEVVKVGAQKSEKMDLRIITATNSNLKEMIKNKTFREDLYYRLTVVEINVPPLRERSEDIPLLVDKFLFKYGLEYKDKFIKIDPAALKILERYTWPGNIRELENILQRAIILSDNTVTVESLPESLKYDINFSDDNFISLKAMEKQYILKVLHACDNNKTKASEILQINRKTLREKLKD; this is translated from the coding sequence ATGTCTTTATTAAAAGAAAATATATTAATTGTAGACGATGATGTACATATTTTAGAACTGTTACAACGTCATTTACAATCTTTAAATTACCATACATTTAAAGCTATTTCTGTTCGTGAGGCAGTTACCATCTTAAAAGACACTAAAATAGATGTGTTAATTACAGATTTAAAAATGCCAGAAATTGATGGTTTTGAGCTTTTAAAATTTGCCTCGGAACATTACCCTAATATGTCAAAATTGGTTATTACAGGCTTCCCTTCTATTCAGGATTCTTTAGCGGTAATAAAATCTGGAGTAGTAGAATATTTAAGAAAACCTTTTACAAGGAATGAGTTAATAGAAGCATTAAACAAAACTTTAGCGCAAAATACTAAACCCTCTAAATCGGAAAACAGCTCTGATTTAAATCGCGAAAAGTATGGTGAAATTATAGGTAAGTCGAAAGGCATCAAGCATGTTATTCAGCTTATAGAGCGTGTAAAAAACAATAAAGCCACTGTATTTATTTCTGGTGAAAGCGGCACAGGGAAAGAGTTGGTTGCGCGTTCAATTCATTATCAGGGACAATTTTCTAAACAACCTTTTATAGCTGTAAATTGCGGAGGCATTCCAGAAAACTTATTAGAAGCAGAGCTATTTGGTTATGTTAAGGGCGCATTTACAGGTGCAGATACCAATAGAAATGGATTCTTTCAAGCGGCCAATGGTGGAACTATTTTTTTAGATGAAATTGGCAACGCTTCTTTAGCAGTACAATCGCGATTACTACGTGTACTTCAAGAAAAAGAAGTCGTAAAAGTAGGTGCCCAAAAATCTGAAAAAATGGATTTAAGAATTATTACTGCCACCAATAGTAATCTTAAAGAGATGATAAAAAATAAAACCTTCCGAGAAGATTTATATTATCGCCTTACGGTAGTAGAAATAAATGTACCACCACTTAGAGAACGCTCTGAAGATATCCCGTTATTGGTCGATAAATTTTTATTTAAATATGGATTGGAATATAAAGATAAGTTTATAAAAATAGATCCAGCTGCACTTAAAATTCTAGAGCGTTATACATGGCCTGGAAATATTCGAGAATTAGAAAACATTCTTCAACGTGCCATTATTTTAAGCGACAATACGGTTACCGTAGAATCGCTACCTGAATCTTTAAAATACGATATAAACTTTTCTGACGACAACTTTATATCATTGAAAGCCATGGAAAAACAATACATTTTAAAAGTTCTGCATGCGTGCGACAACAATAAAACTAAAGCTTCAGAAATTCTTCAAATTAATAGAAAAACCTTACGCGAAAAACTAAAAGATTGA